CAATCTGAACAtgtgtattatttatttttctataatttttttttcaaaatttttcctatatatttcttttttagtttttgttaattttatctcacctatattttgtattaaaatatcCACCGATCTCAATATAATATGactgatatttttatatatcccaatatatttataaaatcaagttATTGATATATCTACaaaaactgatattttcatcattgatctcaacatattaatataataacacaaaaataaaataacatataaaaatacatGAGGTTTTAATGTGATTCTACTTTAACGCTAGTATGTTAGTGTAAAActagaatgataaaataatctaCACACAAAGGAATGccatatttttatgtaatttaactAATCATTCTTACATCAATGGATGATAGAAAATCATTGGAGTATatcataaagaatattttagagaatagagaaaacaaaaaacaaatactatTGCGTTTTGAAACATCTTAtgttttcctatttcttttatttatactttGAATTGCAAGCCCTCAATCCACCAAGTGTCTCCTACTCTTTCCCATACCTCGATCTACCATATATAGTTGTTACAAACTCATCTCCATCTTATcacaatctttttcctcttgacctaaaatatttataaaaataattgtagtttttcttactttataaagaactttattattatattgatattttttatccaTAATGTTGGTTACAACATGGATAATATTATGtatcaattgaaaatttaaggCACTCTTCAAAAAAGAGTTCTTTGGTATAAATAATTGTTTGAGATACTAATTGGACCATTTAATTTACTCATGGACAAGGGAATAGTATCATTTCAACAGTTTTATCAGAGAGATATAAGTATGCTGGGATGAGCATTATTTTTTAAGCCTTTAAAGTCAAAGACTTAAATTGCTGCAAGACCTAGTTTTTTCCATATCCTATGATTTAGTCCACAAGGGTACTTATAGTCTAGACAGGACATGGAATGTCATGATAAATTACTAGACTTTGTTTTCTCCTCCAAGAATGAAAAGAAACCTTTGTGGTACCTTCGTTCATATTGGAATTTTAGACCCTAAAACCAGTTGGTAAGTTACGTAAAAGTTGAACATAAGTTTGAACAATTAAAGATTAATTATCTTAAGCTGCGGTCCTTAGCATTCACCCCAAGTCAGTAGTGGACATTGACCCTCTTCCATTCAGCTATCTTAGTGGACAAAGAGGAGAAAGAGCGTgtaggaaaaaaattgaaaattaaaccgattttacttataatgtttttattcattaatagttttattattataaatgtttttaaagagAATAGTCACGTGATGTttagatataaattaaaaaatttcttttaaccGTGTTTTTGGCAATATATTGTATGACAGTCAGGATAATGTCAAATGGGAATAGAGTTCTCAAGTTAGTAGCTGGTGAGGATATCAGAAAGTTCTTCCTCCTTTCGGAACAAAGTATTGCATGTCACACTTCCTCGTACAGTTTCTAATGTTCACATCGTaacctataaaaaaatgttcACATTCTAGCGTCTCAAAAAGGGCAAAGAATTTCCATATTGACTTCTAGCAACCACCATGTAGGTGTCAAATGTCCTAACCACATCAACCAACTAAATCTTCCCCCCAGGCACCTAATTTGTTCTATAAGTAGACTAATTCAGCATTCTGTTGGATAGAAGAGAAACTCTCCCTCTTACACATTGATCATAACATAATCATGTGCAATGTCATTACTCAATTTCTTTCCCTCCTTCTACTATCTGGGTTTTTGTCCCAAGGAACAATTCAACTCAGCTCATGTATTGCCAATCAGAACATGGATTGCCTAGAAGTAGAGAAGGAAGCCCTTCTCAAGTTCAAACAAGGCCTCACAGATCCTTCAGGTCGGCTGTCATCTTGGGTCGGAGAAGATTGTTGTAAATGGAGAGGAGTTAGCTGCTATAACAGGACTGGACGCGTCATCAAGCTCAAACTTGGCAACCCATTCCCAAACAGTTTGGAGGGCGATGGAACAGTTAGCGAGTTGGGCGGTGAGATCAATCCTTCTTTGCTCAATTTGAAATATCTGAATTATCTAGACCTCAGCATgaataattttgaaggaatggaAATCCCAAAATTCATTGGATCACTTGGGAAGTTGAGATATCTCAATCTCTCTGGAGCATCCTTTGATGGTATAGTCCCTCCAAATATTGCAAACCTCTCAAACTTGCGCTACCTTGATCTCAACACATACTCTATCGAACCAAACAAGAATGGCCTAGAATGGCTGTCAGGCCTTTCTTCTTTGAAGTACCTTAACTTGGGAGGTATTGATCTCAGCAAGGCTGCAGCCTACTGGCTCCAGACCATTAATACTTTACCGTCTCTTTTGGAGTTGCACATGCCCAACTGTCAACTTTCCAAccttcctctttctcttccaTTTCTCAATTTTACCTCTCTTTCCGTTCTTGATCTCTCAAACAATGGGTTTGACTCCACCATTCCTAACTGGTTATTTAATCTCAGTAGCCTTGTGTACCTTGATCTCAACTCCAACAACCTCCAAGGTGGACTCCCAGATGCATTCCAAAACTTCACTTCTCTCCAGCTACTTGATTTGTCCAAGAATTCGAACATCGAAGGAGAGTTTCCGAGAACACTGGGAAATTTGTGCTATTTGCGGGTATTGATTCTTTCTGTTAACAAACTTTCTGGTGAGATAACTGAGTTCCTCGATGGCTTATCAGCATGCTCTTACAGTACCTTAGAGAATCTGGATTTGGGATTCAATAAACTGACTGGAAACCTACCAGATTCACTGGGGCATCTTAAGAATTTAATATATCTTCAATTACGGTCTAATTCATTTCGCGGTCCAATTCCAGAAACAATTGGGAGCTTATCCTCTTTACAGGAATTGTACCTCTCGCAGAATCAAATGGGTGGGATCATCCCAGACAGCCTTGGACAACTCTCATCACTGGTCGTGCAAGAGCTCAATGAGAACTCGTGGGAAGGTGTCATAACAGAAGCTCATTTTGCCAACCTCTCAAGCTTAAAGCAGTTGTCTATTACTAAAAGTTCTCCAAATGTTTCTTTGGTTTTCAACATCTCCTCTGACTGGGCTCCTCCTTTCAAACTCACATACATCAACCTTAGATCTTGCCAATTGGGTCCCAAATTTCCTACCTGGCTCAGAACTCAAAATGAGTTGACCACCGTAGTGCTGAATAATGCTGGAATTTCAGGTACTATACCAGATTGGTTATGGAAATTAGATTTGCAGCTCAGTGAACTAGACATTGCTTATAATCAATTAAGTGGCAGAGTTCCAAACTCATTAGTGTTCAGCTACCTAGCCAATGTTGATTTGAGTTCAAACCTCTTTGATGGTCCTCTCCCACTCTGGTCGTCTAATGTAAGTACACTGTATCTGagggataattttttttctggACCGATTCCTCAGAACATTGCTGAAGCAATGCCCATTCTGACAGATTTAGATATCTCTTGGAACTCTCTGAATGGTAGCATTCCCTTGTCCATGGGTAATCTACAGGCTTTGATGACCTTGATCATCTCCAACAATCATTTATCTGGAGAAATTCCTCAGTTCTGGAATAAGATGCCTTCCCTGTATATTGTAGATATGTCAAACAACAGCCTTTCAGGTACAATACCAAGATCACTGGGTTCCCTCACAACACTCAGATTCTTGGTGCTATCCAACAACAATCTCTCTGGTGAACTTCCTTCCCATCTGCAAAACTGCAGTGCCTTGGAAAGCCTTGATCTTGGTGATAACAAATTTTCTGGAAACATTCCATCCTGGATAGGAGAAACCATGCCATCCCTGTTGATTTTAGCCTTGCGGTCCAACTTCTTCAGCGGTAATATTCCTTCAGAAATCTGTGCCCTTTCCGCACTACACATTCTGGACCTCTCACACAACAATGTGTCAGGATTTATTCCTCCCTGTTTCAGGAACTTGAGCGGCTTCAAATCTGAACTTTCGGATGATGATATAGCACGGTATGAGGGACGCTTGAACCTTTATTCAAAAGGAAGAGCAATTGAATACTATCACAGTCTCTACCTAGTGAATAGTCTAGACCTGTCCTGTAATAACTTATCAGGAGAGATTCCTATAGAACTAACAAGCCTTCTGAAACTGGGAACCTTGAATTTGTCCAGCAATAATTTGGGGGGAACTATACCAGAAAAGATTGGAAACTTGCAGTGGTTGGAGACTCTCGACCTATCAAGAAACAAACTTTCTGGTCCAATTCCAATGAGCATGGCTTCCATAACCTTTTTGGTTCACCTGAATCTGTCACACAATAACTTGTCAGGGAAAATCCCAACAGGCAACCAGCTTCAAACCTTGATTGATTCGTCTATTTACCAGGGAAACCTCGCACTTTGTGGATTTCCTCTTACAAACGAGTGTCATGACAACAATGGAACAAATCCAACTGGGAAAGGAGAAGAcaaagatgatgaagatggaGATGACTCTGAGTTGCCATGGTTCTTTGTTAGCATGGGACTGGGTTTCATCATAGGACACTGGGGAGTTTGTGGCACATTAGTGATCAAGAAGTCATGGAGATATGCTTATTTTCGCTTTGTCGACAAAATGAAAGATAGGCTCCTTCTGGCTGTGGCACTGAATGTAGCCCGTCTGACAAGAAAGGTGTAGGTGT
Above is a genomic segment from Vitis riparia cultivar Riparia Gloire de Montpellier isolate 1030 chromosome 14, EGFV_Vit.rip_1.0, whole genome shotgun sequence containing:
- the LOC117930041 gene encoding receptor-like protein EIX2 yields the protein MDCLEVEKEALLKFKQGLTDPSGRLSSWVGEDCCKWRGVSCYNRTGRVIKLKLGNPFPNSLEGDGTVSELGGEINPSLLNLKYLNYLDLSMNNFEGMEIPKFIGSLGKLRYLNLSGASFDGIVPPNIANLSNLRYLDLNTYSIEPNKNGLEWLSGLSSLKYLNLGGIDLSKAAAYWLQTINTLPSLLELHMPNCQLSNLPLSLPFLNFTSLSVLDLSNNGFDSTIPNWLFNLSSLVYLDLNSNNLQGGLPDAFQNFTSLQLLDLSKNSNIEGEFPRTLGNLCYLRVLILSVNKLSGEITEFLDGLSACSYSTLENLDLGFNKLTGNLPDSLGHLKNLIYLQLRSNSFRGPIPETIGSLSSLQELYLSQNQMGGIIPDSLGQLSSLVVQELNENSWEGVITEAHFANLSSLKQLSITKSSPNVSLVFNISSDWAPPFKLTYINLRSCQLGPKFPTWLRTQNELTTVVLNNAGISGTIPDWLWKLDLQLSELDIAYNQLSGRVPNSLVFSYLANVDLSSNLFDGPLPLWSSNVSTLYLRDNFFSGPIPQNIAEAMPILTDLDISWNSLNGSIPLSMGNLQALMTLIISNNHLSGEIPQFWNKMPSLYIVDMSNNSLSGTIPRSLGSLTTLRFLVLSNNNLSGELPSHLQNCSALESLDLGDNKFSGNIPSWIGETMPSLLILALRSNFFSGNIPSEICALSALHILDLSHNNVSGFIPPCFRNLSGFKSELSDDDIARYEGRLNLYSKGRAIEYYHSLYLVNSLDLSCNNLSGEIPIELTSLLKLGTLNLSSNNLGGTIPEKIGNLQWLETLDLSRNKLSGPIPMSMASITFLVHLNLSHNNLSGKIPTGNQLQTLIDSSIYQGNLALCGFPLTNECHDNNGTNPTGKGEDKDDEDGDDSELPWFFVSMGLGFIIGHWGVCGTLVIKKSWRYAYFRFVDKMKDRLLLAVALNVARLTRKV